The stretch of DNA aggttcttcacccgGACGGTAGTCGGGCACTGCAACAGGatccccagggaagtgctcacGGCCCCAACCCTGCCAGAGCTTAAGAATCATTCCGACAGCGCTCTCAGGCTCATGGTGGAAACGTCGTGGGTGTCCTGGGCGGGACAGGAGTTACCCTTccatgggtcccttccagctcggGGTTTGCGCGGTTCCGTGACACACCTCGGACACTCACCCCCTGTCCGCGGGCCGCCGCTGCAGTTTCCCGTCGTGGCCGATGAGGAGCTGCCCGCTCCAGCCGGGGCCCCTCGCCCTGCGCCTCCCCGGCCGGCCCCGGCTCTGCCGGGCGGGCAGCGGCCGCCGCGCCCTCCATGTACGCCTGGGCACCCCTGAAGAGCAGCCGCCGGGTCCTCTCTGCGGcgggagaggagagcagagtgAGGGGCGGGCTCCCCACGGCCGCGGGCCGGCGGCCACAtccccggcggggcggccggCCCGGCGCTCCCCCCTCCGCCCCCCGCTCACCGAACACCTCCCGCCGGTAGTCCTCGCCCCGCACGCCGCGGCTCAGCTCCCGCAGCCCCACGCGGGTCTTCAGCTGGAGCGGCGGCCGCGTCCCCGAAGGGCAAGAGCGCTTCGGCATGGccgggccgccccgccccgcgccgcgtCACGGTCGCGCCACCGCCTCCCCTCACATCCCGGCCCGGGCGCTCGGGAACGGCGGCCTCTCCGCTCTTTCCGCAGGGAAGCGAAAGCTTCCTTGCAGAGGAAAATTTCTCTTCCCGCCCCGTCCGAGCGCCGGGCGGGGTTGGCAGAGGCgccggccggccccgccgccccgcccgaTGCCACCGCCCTGCAGGCGTCACCTCCGTGCGCCCGGAGCGGCGAGCGTGGAGCCGGCGGGGCAAGGCGAAACCAGCTCTGGGACTCGGGTTTGTCAATAAACCCGGAATCACGGAATctgctgagttggaaaggatccacgaggatcatggagtccaactcttagccctgcacaggacactccaAAATTCgcaccatgtgcctgagagcattgtccaaacactcctcGAACTCTGTCAGGGTTGGGGCTGTGaccgcttccctggggaggctgTTCCGGAGCccgaccaccctctgggtgaagaaccttttcctaaacctcccctgacacagcttctgCCCATTCCCTCACGTCCTGTCGCTGGTCCccacagagaagagatgagCGTCtgcccctcatgaggaagttggagctgcagagctttcccctcagtctcctccaggctatcagaccaagtgacctcaacTACTCCCCATATGTCTTCCCCACCAGACCCTTCACCACCCtcgtggccctcctttggaaGCTCTGTAATAGCTTTATGTCTTTCTTATtttgtggcacccaaaactgccccaagcacaggtgaggctgccccagagcagagcagagcagagcgggacaatcccctcccttgcccagctggcgatgctgtgcctgatgcaccccaggacaccactgaccctcctggctgccagggcactgctgactcatgttcaacttgccatcgaccaggaacc from Corvus cornix cornix isolate S_Up_H32 chromosome 5, ASM73873v5, whole genome shotgun sequence encodes:
- the SIVA1 gene encoding LOW QUALITY PROTEIN: apoptosis regulatory protein Siva (The sequence of the model RefSeq protein was modified relative to this genomic sequence to represent the inferred CDS: deleted 1 base in 1 codon; substituted 1 base at 1 genomic stop codon) translates to MPKRSCPSGTRPPLQLKTRVGLRELSRGVRGEDYRREVFERTRRLLFRGAQAYMEGAAAAARPAEPGPAGEAQGEGPRWSGQLLIGHDGKLQRRPADRGXVSEVSVPPVGASRACSSCVRTADVKDACAQCDRFVCQSCSRLCSCCNTVTCSLCSTVDYGVVGEQVLCNGCSIFQV